The Deinococcus apachensis DSM 19763 genome includes a region encoding these proteins:
- a CDS encoding ABC transporter permease: MNVTYLLKRLIGAVPLLLGVSLILFGVLHLAPGGPLDVYADNPSVSPEALAQMRTAFGLDQPLPVQYVSWVTAFFQGEWGFSIRTARPVVQEIAERVGPTLLLGGTSFVVSLLIAIPLGVLSAVRKYSAVDYVITFLSFLGVSMPVFWLALMLQLVFAVQWRLLPSAGMQTIGSDSVLDIARHLILPAGILAFASVAGWSRYMRSSMVEVLAQDYVRTAKAKGVSGRRVVYRHALRNGLIPIITVVALDFATILSGAVITETIFAWPGMGRLFIESMNGRDYPVLMALMMVGSFALIVSNFVADLAYAAADPRIRYE; encoded by the coding sequence GTGAACGTGACTTACCTGCTCAAACGCCTGATCGGGGCGGTGCCGCTGCTGCTCGGCGTGTCCCTGATCCTGTTCGGGGTGCTGCACCTCGCGCCGGGTGGGCCGCTCGACGTGTACGCCGACAACCCCTCGGTCAGTCCCGAGGCCCTCGCGCAGATGCGTACGGCCTTCGGGCTCGACCAGCCGCTGCCCGTGCAGTACGTGTCCTGGGTCACGGCCTTCTTCCAGGGCGAGTGGGGCTTCTCGATTCGCACCGCTCGGCCCGTCGTGCAGGAGATTGCCGAGCGGGTGGGACCCACCCTGCTGCTGGGGGGGACCAGCTTCGTGGTGTCCCTCCTGATCGCCATACCGCTGGGGGTGCTCAGCGCCGTACGCAAGTACAGCGCCGTGGACTACGTCATCACCTTCCTGTCATTCCTGGGGGTGAGCATGCCGGTGTTCTGGCTGGCCCTGATGCTGCAACTCGTGTTCGCGGTGCAGTGGCGGCTCCTGCCCTCGGCGGGGATGCAGACCATCGGCAGCGACTCGGTGCTCGACATCGCGCGGCACCTGATCCTCCCCGCGGGCATCCTGGCCTTCGCGTCGGTCGCGGGCTGGAGCCGCTACATGCGGTCGAGCATGGTGGAGGTGCTGGCCCAGGATTACGTGCGGACGGCGAAGGCCAAGGGCGTTTCCGGGCGGCGCGTGGTGTACCGCCACGCCCTGCGCAACGGGCTGATCCCGATCATCACCGTGGTGGCGCTGGACTTCGCCACCATCCTGTCGGGCGCCGTTATCACCGAGACGATCTTCGCGTGGCCGGGGATGGGGCGGCTCTTCATCGAGAGCATGAACGGCCGCGACTACCCGGTGCTGATGGCCCTGATGATGGTGGGGTCCTTCGCGCTGATCGTCAGCAACTTCGTCGCGGACCTCGCCTACGCCGCCGCCGACCCCAGGATTCGCTATGAGTGA
- a CDS encoding NAD-dependent epimerase/dehydratase family protein — MRIFVAGGTGVLGQRLVPQLVARGHQVTATTTSAGKLGVLEGLGATGVVMDGLDAASVRKAVAGAQPDAIVNQMTGLSHTHAGKPDMRHFDQFFSATNRLRTAGTDHLLAAAEATGVSTFVAQSFASFNGLRTGGWVKTEADPLDQMEGTAAHPVMAAIRHLEAAVVGAGGAALRYGSFYGPGASDDQVELLRRRQFPLVGRGTGYSSWVHLDDAASATVLAVEQGARGLYNIVDDEPAPAREWLPYLAACAGAKPPMRLPTWLARLLAGDVPVIMMTEGRGFSNTKAKRELGWVLRYPSWRQGFKELGQG, encoded by the coding sequence ATGCGAATCTTCGTAGCGGGCGGGACCGGGGTGCTGGGGCAGCGGCTGGTGCCGCAACTCGTGGCCCGGGGTCATCAGGTCACGGCCACGACCACCAGTGCGGGCAAGCTCGGCGTGCTGGAGGGGCTGGGGGCCACGGGCGTGGTGATGGACGGGCTGGATGCGGCGTCGGTCCGGAAGGCCGTGGCCGGGGCCCAGCCCGACGCCATCGTGAACCAGATGACGGGCCTCTCACACACGCACGCGGGTAAGCCTGACATGCGGCATTTCGATCAGTTCTTCTCTGCCACCAACCGGCTGCGCACCGCGGGAACGGACCACCTGCTCGCCGCCGCCGAGGCGACCGGCGTCTCCACCTTCGTCGCGCAGAGCTTCGCCAGCTTTAACGGCCTGCGCACGGGTGGATGGGTCAAGACCGAGGCGGACCCGCTGGACCAGATGGAGGGGACGGCGGCGCACCCGGTCATGGCGGCGATCCGCCACCTGGAGGCGGCGGTCGTGGGCGCCGGGGGCGCGGCCCTGCGCTACGGCTCGTTCTATGGGCCGGGGGCCAGCGACGATCAGGTCGAGCTGCTGCGCAGGCGGCAGTTCCCGCTCGTCGGGCGCGGCACCGGTTACAGCTCGTGGGTGCATCTCGACGACGCGGCGAGCGCCACCGTCCTGGCCGTCGAGCAGGGGGCGAGGGGCCTCTACAACATCGTCGACGATGAGCCCGCCCCCGCCCGCGAATGGCTTCCATATCTCGCCGCGTGCGCGGGCGCGAAGCCGCCGATGCGGCTCCCCACCTGGCTGGCCCGGCTGCTGGCCGGAGACGTGCCGGTGATCATGATGACCGAGGGGCGCGGCTTCTCCAACACCAAGGCCAAACGCGAGCTTGGCTGGGTGCTGCGCTATCCGTCCTGGCGGCAGGGCTTCAAGGAGCTGGGACAGGGTTGA
- a CDS encoding IclR family transcriptional regulator: MSDNVQSVERALDLINTIVDAQRPLGIAELSQAMGLAPSTIHRILQTLTAKGYIHQDAGSKRYDIGPEIVEISRSLYLRYDLVRRVRPYLQELVDLTGETAHLAELYGTSAMYLSQLEPLSMVRMFTTPGSVTPLYCSDVGKLFLADLPPGRVEDILRKTGLRPRTPHTITDPGQLEEELQRVREQGYAEDDEEREIGARCLSAPILNGAGKVIAAIGIAGPSGRVMKERLPELARDVKTVAGRAASELILQPQVGAPEWQP; encoded by the coding sequence ATGAGCGACAACGTCCAGAGCGTCGAGCGGGCGCTCGACCTGATCAACACCATCGTCGATGCGCAGCGTCCCCTGGGCATCGCCGAACTCTCCCAGGCCATGGGGCTGGCGCCCAGCACCATCCACCGCATCCTGCAGACGCTGACCGCCAAGGGGTACATCCACCAGGACGCGGGCAGCAAGCGCTACGACATCGGCCCCGAGATCGTGGAGATCAGCCGCTCCCTGTACCTGCGCTACGACCTGGTGCGCCGGGTCCGGCCGTACCTGCAGGAACTCGTCGACCTCACCGGGGAGACGGCCCACCTCGCCGAGCTGTACGGTACCAGCGCGATGTACCTCAGTCAGCTTGAGCCCCTGAGCATGGTACGGATGTTCACCACGCCCGGCTCGGTCACCCCGCTGTATTGCAGCGACGTCGGCAAGCTGTTCCTGGCCGACCTCCCGCCCGGGCGGGTGGAGGACATCCTCCGCAAGACCGGCCTGCGCCCCCGGACCCCGCACACCATCACCGACCCGGGGCAACTCGAAGAGGAGCTGCAACGGGTGCGCGAGCAGGGCTACGCCGAGGACGACGAGGAGCGGGAGATCGGCGCGCGCTGCCTGTCCGCGCCCATCCTGAACGGGGCCGGAAAAGTCATCGCCGCCATCGGGATCGCGGGCCCCAGCGGCCGGGTCATGAAGGAACGCCTGCCTGAACTGGCCCGCGACGTGAAAACCGTCGCGGGGCGGGCGGCCAGCGAGCTGATCCTGCAACCCCAGGTGGGGGCGCCGGAGTGGCAGCCGTGA
- a CDS encoding oxygenase MpaB family protein — MTGFPHAEDRAEPPFVPPGSIVRRIWGDGDVVLLVFAGAAAEFALNRAVDWLFFTGRIPQDPLGRLFSTAAYAQQIVLADQAGAERTLARIRAVHGAVEGARGARIPDWAHRDVLYLLVAYSERAYETLHHPLTVPEREDLWAVFRRVGLGLGIPELPAQYADWRVDRERHLERDLARGEHTRALYAAYHQHLGPWRYQLLRQVQGVLVPGHVRELLGLPGKPWVRSLLPLYPAAARLGLRGAVRRALIPPAHLASVQRLDSAPAYSSSPVSR, encoded by the coding sequence GTGACTGGATTCCCGCACGCCGAGGACCGAGCTGAGCCGCCTTTTGTTCCCCCCGGCTCCATCGTGCGCCGCATCTGGGGGGATGGGGACGTGGTGCTCCTGGTCTTCGCCGGGGCCGCGGCCGAGTTCGCGCTCAACCGGGCGGTCGACTGGTTGTTCTTCACCGGCAGGATTCCTCAGGACCCGCTGGGTCGGCTCTTCTCCACCGCCGCCTACGCCCAGCAGATCGTGCTGGCCGACCAGGCCGGGGCCGAGCGCACCCTCGCCCGGATTCGCGCGGTGCACGGGGCGGTCGAGGGAGCACGGGGAGCGAGAATTCCCGACTGGGCCCACCGCGACGTGCTGTACCTGCTCGTGGCCTATTCCGAGCGGGCTTACGAGACGCTCCACCACCCGCTGACGGTGCCGGAGCGGGAGGACCTGTGGGCGGTGTTCCGGCGCGTGGGGCTCGGCCTGGGGATTCCCGAGCTGCCCGCGCAGTATGCCGACTGGCGGGTGGACCGGGAGCGCCACCTGGAGCGCGACCTGGCCCGCGGGGAGCACACCCGGGCGCTGTACGCCGCCTACCACCAGCACCTCGGCCCCTGGCGGTATCAACTTCTGCGGCAGGTGCAGGGGGTGCTGGTTCCCGGGCACGTCCGGGAACTGCTCGGCCTTCCGGGGAAACCGTGGGTGCGGAGCCTCCTGCCGCTGTACCCTGCCGCCGCGCGGCTGGGGCTTCGCGGTGCCGTGCGGCGGGCACTCATTCCGCCCGCCCATCTCGCCTCGGTCCAGCGCCTCGACTCGGCCCCGGCGTACAGCAGTTCTCCGGTATCCCGCTAG
- a CDS encoding M24 family metallopeptidase — MNAERLEITREEHAQRRARLAASLDGADLDLICVFGPTRVAYLTGFHFAPTERPVALALTAGGDLLTLLPALEAEHFAGQCPDLPAPVTYPEYPGGGSGEHPMLVLARHLRRLPGGTRVAADHDGYENRWGYRGPALSDLLGTPVADGLALIDDLRAVKSPAEIALIREACRWGDRAHHLMQEALHEGANELLVSHEASLRATREMLQTLGERYLPKAREGLPANAMFITGANTANPHGLHRNVGVRPGDVLVTGAYGTVGGYESELERTMHVGPPTREFERYFAAMLGAQDTGFTALRPGRTCAQVEADVRGYIGDTLDMTRFVRHHTGHAFGLEGHEHPFLDLDDHTVIEPGMIFSIEPGLYVPGLAGFRHSDTLLVTESGAERLSLYPRALSDLIIAV; from the coding sequence GTGAACGCGGAGCGACTGGAGATCACCCGCGAGGAACATGCTCAGCGCCGCGCCCGCCTCGCTGCCTCGCTGGACGGCGCGGACCTCGACCTGATCTGCGTGTTCGGGCCCACCCGCGTCGCCTACCTCACGGGCTTTCACTTCGCGCCCACCGAGCGGCCCGTCGCCCTCGCCCTCACGGCGGGCGGCGACCTCCTCACCCTGCTGCCCGCCCTGGAGGCCGAGCACTTCGCGGGGCAGTGCCCGGACCTGCCCGCGCCCGTCACGTACCCGGAGTATCCCGGCGGTGGCAGCGGCGAGCACCCCATGCTGGTCCTCGCGCGGCACCTGCGCCGCCTCCCCGGCGGCACCCGCGTCGCCGCCGACCACGACGGGTACGAGAACCGCTGGGGCTACCGCGGCCCAGCCCTCTCGGATCTGCTGGGCACGCCCGTCGCGGACGGCCTGGCCCTGATCGACGACCTGCGCGCCGTGAAGAGCCCCGCGGAGATCGCCCTGATCCGCGAGGCGTGCCGCTGGGGCGACCGCGCACACCACCTCATGCAGGAGGCCCTGCACGAGGGCGCAAACGAGCTGCTGGTCTCGCACGAGGCGAGCCTCCGGGCCACCCGCGAGATGCTGCAAACCCTGGGAGAGCGGTACCTGCCCAAGGCCCGGGAAGGACTTCCCGCCAACGCCATGTTCATCACGGGGGCGAACACCGCGAACCCCCACGGCCTCCACCGCAACGTCGGCGTGCGGCCGGGCGACGTCCTCGTCACCGGCGCCTACGGCACGGTCGGCGGGTACGAAAGTGAACTCGAGCGAACGATGCACGTCGGCCCGCCCACCCGCGAGTTCGAACGGTACTTCGCGGCGATGCTGGGGGCGCAGGACACCGGGTTCACGGCCCTGCGCCCCGGCCGGACCTGCGCGCAGGTCGAGGCGGACGTGCGCGGGTACATCGGGGACACGCTGGACATGACGCGCTTCGTGCGGCATCACACTGGGCACGCCTTCGGGCTGGAAGGGCACGAGCATCCCTTCCTCGACCTCGACGACCACACCGTCATCGAGCCCGGGATGATCTTTTCCATCGAGCCTGGCCTGTACGTCCCCGGCCTGGCGGGCTTCCGGCACTCGGACACCCTGCTCGTCACGGAGAGCGGGGCCGAGCGCCTCAGCCTGTACCCGAGAGCCCTCTCCGACCTGATCATCGCAGTGTAG
- a CDS encoding ATP-binding protein, translating to MRELALRLLGPPELQVGGQRRAFRTKKALALVAYLALEPGPQPREKLAALLWPDAGPHPGRASLRGTLVYAREALGPLRDCLDADRATVCLMTGPDECDVTALERVAGAARSLPPAGALPELERAASLWRGELLDGFALGDGSGFDDWLEDRRETTRSAANLVLDRLSAGQLEQDPGRAAETARRWLALDRLNEAAWRRLAQARLASGQRALAREALDTCRRVLRDEVGCAPAPETLALEAQLLEPALPSRPGVRMDLPTLLREGPFVGRRAELARLAEVYHRAGSGHLGAALIVGEPGIGKTRLAGEFLTWARERGAGVLRGRAFEAVGSPYGPLIDAVRRPLAAEPRPEALLSPRDLAELARLLPELEERLPEPMPPTPGEGQRGQVLAALTRLFLAVARRAPLVLLVDDVQWADPSSLEALRHLAGQAAEERAPVLLLLTARAEALTPRSGLAGWAANLGREVPVTRLDLGPLGQPETLGLLGALADTPSARSLEVLAGRLFAETGGQPLYVTETLQGLAEQGALTLGPGGITVNEARLSAGLERGGEGVRAVIGARLARLSAPALALAQAGAVLGQGFEFGTLRAVADLSEDTALEGYEELLRAGLLREVGGEGGTASLSHDRLRETLGDGLSGPRRRLLHRRTLEALRVGDAFAEVLAHHALGAGLTGEAVRHYQQAGQQAMRLGAYQGAVLAFEQALDLTPARPEYAAERREILLFIQNALYFRDSHHLAALKHRWQVAADTARAAGLGSEEAFALGELAASLARQGRHSGAREIAERALDTARTAGHSGMTAYSLYILGDAAVQRRDWPAAQRLLEDAQTEASRADDEPLALEARAQLATVLAFGHDDLEGGQQLEEEVLRQRVQLGKPQPIMASLAGLTYACMRLGDYEAAGRYVDEWAVWAERSGAGRVAANVLGMRGLIAMEQDDVLVALKAGEAALAAFEQTNAVLPYNWGALAWCYARLGRTQEAWQALDNGQALNEKDEDLYHQAAAWVLGDAALALGDLERAERFYRQSLRGNSAAWILVGLRGLGEVRARTGQWEEAARLLGVVLGRGSAGAWQHRQATQALDALRSLVPPGALEAALEEGRTTPLEPLLAELRRQSESSEGPQSAGSTAV from the coding sequence ATGCGCGAGTTGGCCCTCCGGCTGCTGGGCCCGCCTGAACTTCAGGTGGGGGGCCAGCGACGCGCGTTCAGGACCAAAAAGGCGCTGGCCCTGGTGGCCTACCTCGCCCTGGAACCCGGCCCGCAGCCCCGGGAGAAACTGGCCGCCCTGCTGTGGCCGGATGCGGGTCCGCATCCGGGCCGGGCCAGCCTGCGGGGCACGCTGGTCTACGCCCGCGAGGCCCTGGGCCCCCTGCGTGATTGCCTCGACGCCGACCGGGCCACCGTCTGCCTGATGACCGGCCCGGACGAGTGCGACGTGACGGCCCTGGAACGCGTGGCGGGGGCGGCGCGTTCCCTGCCCCCTGCCGGGGCCTTGCCGGAGCTGGAGCGGGCGGCTTCCCTGTGGCGCGGCGAGCTTCTCGACGGGTTCGCCCTGGGGGACGGCAGCGGCTTCGACGACTGGCTGGAGGACCGCCGCGAGACGACGCGCTCGGCGGCGAACCTCGTGCTCGATCGGCTCTCCGCGGGGCAACTGGAGCAGGACCCGGGCCGCGCGGCGGAGACGGCCCGGCGCTGGCTGGCGCTCGACCGACTGAACGAGGCGGCCTGGCGACGCCTCGCCCAGGCCCGGCTGGCTTCAGGACAGCGGGCACTCGCGCGGGAGGCACTCGACACCTGCCGCCGGGTGTTGCGGGACGAGGTGGGCTGCGCGCCCGCCCCCGAGACGCTGGCCCTCGAAGCGCAGCTTCTGGAGCCCGCTCTCCCCAGCCGCCCCGGGGTCCGCATGGACCTGCCCACGCTGCTGCGCGAGGGGCCCTTCGTCGGCCGCCGGGCGGAACTCGCGCGGCTGGCCGAGGTCTATCACCGGGCCGGAAGTGGGCACCTGGGCGCGGCCCTGATCGTCGGCGAGCCCGGCATCGGCAAGACGCGGCTGGCGGGGGAGTTCCTGACCTGGGCCCGGGAACGCGGCGCCGGGGTGCTGCGCGGCCGGGCCTTCGAGGCGGTCGGATCGCCCTACGGCCCGCTCATTGACGCTGTGCGTCGCCCGCTGGCCGCGGAACCCCGGCCGGAGGCGCTGCTCTCCCCGCGTGACCTCGCCGAGCTTGCCCGGTTGCTGCCCGAGCTGGAGGAGCGGCTGCCGGAGCCCATGCCGCCCACGCCAGGAGAGGGCCAGCGAGGCCAGGTGCTGGCGGCGCTGACGCGGCTCTTCCTCGCGGTTGCCCGGCGTGCGCCGCTCGTCCTGCTCGTCGACGATGTCCAGTGGGCCGACCCGAGCAGCCTGGAGGCGCTGCGTCACCTCGCGGGCCAGGCTGCGGAGGAACGTGCACCTGTCCTGCTCCTCCTCACGGCCCGGGCGGAGGCGCTCACCCCCAGGTCGGGCCTGGCGGGGTGGGCGGCGAATCTCGGCCGGGAGGTGCCGGTCACGCGGCTCGACCTCGGGCCGCTGGGCCAGCCGGAGACCCTGGGGCTGCTGGGGGCGCTCGCGGACACACCCTCAGCCCGTTCGCTGGAGGTCCTGGCCGGGCGGCTCTTCGCGGAGACGGGGGGGCAGCCGCTCTACGTTACCGAGACGCTCCAGGGGCTGGCGGAGCAGGGGGCGCTCACGCTCGGCCCCGGCGGGATCACGGTGAATGAGGCTCGGCTCTCAGCCGGGCTGGAGCGGGGTGGCGAGGGGGTGCGGGCCGTCATCGGCGCACGGCTCGCGCGGCTCTCGGCCCCCGCGCTCGCGCTCGCGCAGGCGGGGGCGGTTCTCGGCCAGGGGTTCGAGTTCGGTACCCTCCGGGCCGTGGCCGACCTCAGTGAGGACACCGCTCTGGAAGGCTACGAGGAACTGCTGCGCGCCGGGTTGCTACGGGAGGTGGGGGGCGAGGGCGGAACCGCCTCCCTCTCCCATGACCGATTGCGGGAGACCCTGGGGGACGGGTTGAGCGGTCCCCGGCGCAGGCTGCTGCACCGCCGCACGCTGGAGGCGCTGAGGGTAGGCGACGCGTTCGCCGAGGTGCTGGCTCATCACGCCCTCGGGGCCGGGCTGACGGGCGAGGCGGTCAGGCACTACCAGCAGGCGGGCCAGCAGGCCATGAGGCTCGGCGCGTATCAAGGGGCGGTGCTCGCGTTTGAACAGGCCCTCGACCTCACCCCCGCCCGTCCCGAGTACGCTGCGGAGCGCCGAGAAATCCTCCTTTTCATCCAGAACGCGCTGTATTTCCGTGACAGCCATCACCTCGCCGCCCTTAAACATCGCTGGCAGGTGGCCGCCGATACCGCGCGGGCAGCAGGGCTAGGCAGCGAGGAAGCCTTCGCCCTGGGGGAACTCGCCGCCTCACTGGCGCGCCAGGGTCGGCACAGTGGGGCCAGGGAAATCGCGGAGCGGGCCCTCGACACCGCGCGCACCGCCGGGCATTCCGGGATGACGGCCTACAGTCTGTACATTCTCGGCGATGCCGCGGTGCAGCGGCGTGACTGGCCCGCTGCGCAACGCCTGCTGGAGGACGCTCAGACCGAGGCCAGCCGGGCAGATGACGAGCCGCTCGCCCTGGAGGCCCGCGCGCAGCTCGCCACGGTGCTGGCCTTCGGGCACGACGACCTGGAAGGCGGCCAGCAACTGGAGGAGGAGGTTCTCCGGCAGCGGGTCCAGCTGGGTAAACCTCAACCGATCATGGCTTCACTCGCGGGCCTGACCTACGCCTGCATGAGGCTGGGGGACTACGAGGCCGCTGGGCGTTACGTTGACGAGTGGGCCGTCTGGGCCGAGCGCAGCGGCGCTGGCCGTGTCGCCGCGAACGTCCTGGGAATGCGTGGGCTCATTGCAATGGAGCAGGACGACGTGCTCGTGGCCCTGAAGGCGGGCGAGGCGGCCCTGGCCGCCTTCGAGCAGACGAACGCGGTCCTGCCGTACAACTGGGGCGCTCTGGCCTGGTGCTACGCCCGCCTGGGCCGAACCCAGGAAGCCTGGCAGGCCCTGGACAACGGCCAGGCCCTGAACGAGAAGGACGAGGACCTCTACCACCAGGCGGCGGCGTGGGTGCTGGGGGACGCGGCGCTCGCCCTGGGGGACCTGGAACGCGCGGAACGGTTCTACCGTCAATCCCTCCGGGGGAACTCGGCCGCCTGGATTCTGGTGGGTCTGCGCGGCCTGGGGGAGGTCCGGGCCCGAACCGGGCAGTGGGAGGAGGCCGCGCGGCTGCTCGGCGTGGTGCTGGGTCGCGGCTCGGCCGGTGCCTGGCAGCACCGCCAGGCGACTCAGGCCCTCGACGCGCTGCGCTCGCTCGTTCCCCCTGGCGCCCTGGAGGCGGCCCTGGAGGAGGGCCGGACCACGCCCCTGGAACCCTTGCTCGCGGAACTGCGGCGGCAGAGTGAATCCTCCGAGGGGCCTCAATCGGCGGGTTCCACCGCCGTGTAG
- a CDS encoding ABC transporter substrate-binding protein, with protein sequence MALAQQRGGTLTVGLGYDIDTLNVYSTGFLGDVQAAVVEGLLAPNQNAQYVPVLATQVPTTRNGGIKISPDGKRMTVTYKLRPGVKWSDGQPFTSADVKFTWEAVKNPKFIAESKDGTEDIESIATPDPLTVVVNYKRVAPDFASTLFTFGILPRHTLQGKDLNTDPYNEKPLGTGPFRVKEFRRGQYVVLERNPYYWRKDARGVQLPYLDGMIFKIIPDSNTLVTQLRSGEVQMAYGVPYSQVGQLGSVPGLKVIKNNVLSWQHLDFNMKVDAFKDPNVRKAFAYAINKAAISKALGGYPTPINTVVVPVFGYTNRNVPRYDYNPARARQLLDAAGWKPGPDGIRVKNGQRLSFKIMAQAGRATDEDAEQVIIASLKGVGIELQPDNKSGVAFRDARYKGNYDLFYGGWITSADPTYSVFFGTKGVNNGQGYSSAKVDALLARAESTLDPQARTTALRQFQVELMNDLPSIPITSNPSMIVVTNKLGGFVPNPTNMTNFVNTSGWYLNK encoded by the coding sequence ATGGCCCTCGCCCAGCAGCGTGGAGGAACGCTCACGGTGGGCCTCGGCTACGACATCGACACGCTGAACGTGTATTCCACGGGCTTCCTGGGGGACGTGCAGGCCGCGGTCGTCGAGGGCCTGCTCGCACCCAACCAGAATGCCCAGTACGTCCCCGTCCTCGCCACGCAGGTGCCCACGACGAGGAACGGTGGCATCAAGATCTCGCCGGACGGCAAGCGGATGACCGTCACCTACAAGCTCCGGCCCGGCGTGAAGTGGTCCGACGGCCAGCCCTTCACCTCCGCCGACGTGAAGTTCACCTGGGAGGCGGTGAAGAACCCCAAGTTCATCGCGGAGTCCAAGGACGGCACCGAGGACATCGAGAGCATCGCCACGCCCGATCCCCTCACGGTGGTCGTGAACTACAAGCGCGTTGCGCCCGACTTCGCCAGCACCCTGTTCACCTTCGGCATCCTGCCCCGGCACACCCTGCAGGGCAAGGACCTCAACACCGACCCCTACAACGAGAAGCCGCTCGGCACCGGTCCCTTCCGGGTCAAGGAATTCCGCCGGGGCCAGTACGTCGTGCTGGAGCGCAACCCCTACTACTGGCGCAAGGACGCCCGGGGCGTGCAACTGCCCTACCTGGACGGCATGATCTTCAAGATCATCCCCGACAGCAACACGCTGGTGACGCAGCTCCGCTCCGGCGAAGTGCAGATGGCGTACGGGGTGCCGTACTCGCAGGTGGGGCAGCTCGGCAGCGTGCCCGGCCTGAAGGTCATCAAGAACAACGTGCTGTCGTGGCAGCACCTCGACTTCAACATGAAGGTGGACGCCTTCAAGGACCCGAACGTCCGCAAAGCCTTCGCGTACGCGATCAACAAGGCGGCGATCAGCAAGGCGCTGGGCGGCTACCCGACGCCCATCAACACGGTGGTCGTGCCGGTGTTCGGTTACACCAACCGCAACGTGCCCCGCTACGACTACAACCCGGCACGGGCGCGGCAACTCCTCGACGCGGCGGGCTGGAAACCCGGCCCGGACGGCATCCGGGTCAAGAACGGCCAGCGGCTCAGCTTCAAGATCATGGCCCAGGCGGGCCGCGCCACCGACGAGGACGCCGAGCAGGTCATCATCGCGTCCCTCAAGGGGGTGGGGATCGAGCTGCAACCCGACAACAAGTCCGGCGTGGCCTTCCGCGACGCGCGCTACAAGGGCAACTACGACCTGTTCTACGGGGGCTGGATCACCTCGGCCGACCCCACCTACAGCGTCTTCTTCGGCACCAAGGGCGTGAACAACGGCCAGGGCTACAGCAGCGCCAAGGTGGACGCCCTGCTCGCCCGGGCGGAAAGCACCCTCGACCCCCAGGCCCGCACCACCGCGCTGCGGCAATTCCAGGTTGAGCTGATGAACGACCTGCCCAGCATCCCGATCACCAGCAACCCTTCCATGATCGTGGTGACGAACAAGCTGGGCGGCTTCGTCCCCAACCCGACCAACATGACGAACTTCGTGAACACCAGCGGGTGGTACCTCAACAAGTAG
- a CDS encoding TetR family transcriptional regulator yields the protein MAQRDVIPQGRDAERSRETILQAATSLFSRNGFEATTLSQVAEAAGVARATPSYFFGSKAGLWRAVLDRQNRAVGQVAPRALARLGPQPALPDLIGALVDSVFEFLDEHPAFIRLVGWSQLQGNTLINDLPSQWDAIDIALGAVRGVLSYRAEPGRDLRQTVMSVMALCSAHILLGNTLGTPLGLDVNDPDFVQARKAHLKQFLIAALG from the coding sequence ATGGCGCAACGGGATGTCATTCCTCAGGGGCGCGACGCCGAGCGCAGCCGCGAGACGATTCTGCAGGCCGCCACGTCGCTGTTCTCGCGGAACGGTTTCGAGGCCACCACGCTCTCGCAGGTGGCTGAGGCCGCCGGAGTGGCGCGGGCCACCCCCAGCTACTTCTTCGGCTCCAAGGCGGGCCTGTGGCGGGCCGTGCTGGACCGACAGAACCGCGCGGTGGGGCAGGTCGCCCCGCGCGCCCTGGCCCGGCTCGGACCCCAGCCAGCTCTGCCGGACCTGATCGGGGCGCTGGTGGATTCCGTCTTCGAGTTTCTCGACGAGCATCCCGCCTTTATCCGGCTCGTGGGGTGGTCGCAGTTGCAGGGGAATACCCTGATCAACGACCTCCCCAGCCAGTGGGATGCCATCGACATAGCCCTGGGGGCCGTCCGCGGAGTGCTGTCGTACAGGGCCGAACCCGGGCGTGACCTCCGGCAGACCGTGATGAGCGTGATGGCCCTGTGCAGCGCCCACATCCTGCTCGGCAACACCCTGGGTACGCCGCTGGGTCTGGACGTGAACGACCCGGACTTCGTGCAGGCGCGCAAGGCCCACCTCAAACAGTTTTTGATCGCCGCCCTGGGCTGA